A genomic region of Streptomyces sp. R33 contains the following coding sequences:
- a CDS encoding YihY/virulence factor BrkB family protein encodes MKDTPAPADRDKRRHGRRPGPGEDPGPRLGPGPEVERNAPDEPTELPKKSWSAVLKRTFKEFQDDELADRAAALTYYSVLSLFPALLVLVSLLGVAGESATHSVLDNLQRLTPGAARDIVFDAVRQLQGSTGTGSILAVVGLITAVWSASGYIGAFIRSSNAVYDMPEGRPVWKVLPLQLVLTVGLMVMATASALIVVFTGSLARRAGDALGLGETAVTVWSIAKWPVLVLLVTIMIAVLYWAAPNAKGRGFRWVTPGSFLALVIWMAASAGFALYVANFGSYNKTYGTLAGVIVFLIWLWITNLAILLGLEFDAEMSRERAIVGGLPAEDEPYVEPRDTREWSEEEKRRAR; translated from the coding sequence ATGAAGGACACCCCGGCTCCCGCCGACAGGGACAAGCGACGGCACGGCCGCCGGCCCGGACCCGGGGAGGACCCCGGTCCGCGCCTCGGCCCGGGCCCCGAAGTGGAGCGCAACGCACCCGACGAGCCCACGGAACTCCCCAAGAAGTCCTGGTCGGCCGTGCTGAAACGCACGTTCAAGGAGTTCCAGGACGACGAGCTGGCCGACCGTGCTGCGGCGCTGACCTACTACAGCGTGCTGTCGCTGTTCCCCGCCCTCCTGGTCCTGGTCTCCCTGCTCGGAGTCGCCGGGGAGTCGGCCACCCATTCCGTCCTGGACAACCTCCAGCGGCTGACCCCCGGCGCCGCACGCGACATCGTCTTCGACGCGGTCCGCCAGCTCCAGGGCAGTACGGGGACCGGGTCCATCCTGGCGGTCGTGGGCCTGATCACCGCGGTGTGGTCCGCCTCCGGGTACATCGGCGCGTTCATCCGGTCTTCCAACGCGGTCTACGACATGCCGGAGGGACGGCCCGTGTGGAAGGTGCTGCCCCTGCAGCTGGTGCTCACCGTCGGGCTGATGGTCATGGCGACGGCAAGCGCCCTGATCGTGGTGTTCACCGGCAGCCTCGCCCGCCGCGCGGGGGACGCTCTGGGGCTCGGCGAAACCGCGGTCACCGTGTGGTCGATCGCGAAATGGCCCGTGCTGGTGCTCCTGGTCACCATCATGATCGCGGTGCTGTACTGGGCCGCGCCGAACGCCAAGGGGCGCGGCTTCCGCTGGGTCACGCCGGGCAGTTTCCTCGCGCTGGTGATCTGGATGGCCGCCTCTGCCGGATTCGCGCTGTACGTGGCCAACTTCGGCTCGTACAACAAGACGTACGGCACCCTGGCCGGCGTCATCGTCTTCCTGATCTGGCTGTGGATCACCAATCTCGCCATTCTCCTCGGCCTGGAGTTCGACGCCGAGATGAGCCGCGAGCGCGCCATCGTCGGCGGACTTCCCGCGGAGGACGAGCCCTACGTGGAGCCGCGCGACACCCGGGAGTGGAGCGAGGAGGAGAAACGGCGTGCCCGGTGA
- a CDS encoding gas vesicle structural protein GvpA: MTVVPAQSAPTASGGGSSGLYDVLELVLDRGLVIDAFVRVSLVGIEILKIDIRVVVASVDTYLKFAEACNRLDLEAGPRKSPGLPDLVGEITESGARGKSKGALSGAAQAVSDAFHQARDEAEEKTESRPRRRTTTRREEKE, translated from the coding sequence ATGACTGTCGTCCCTGCCCAGTCCGCGCCGACCGCCTCCGGGGGTGGTTCCAGCGGTCTGTACGACGTCCTGGAACTCGTCCTCGACCGCGGTCTGGTGATCGACGCGTTCGTGCGGGTCTCCCTGGTCGGCATCGAGATCCTGAAGATCGACATCCGGGTCGTCGTGGCCAGCGTGGACACCTACCTGAAGTTCGCCGAGGCCTGCAACCGCCTGGACCTGGAAGCCGGTCCGCGCAAGAGCCCCGGCCTCCCCGATCTGGTCGGCGAGATCACCGAGTCCGGAGCCCGCGGCAAGTCCAAGGGCGCGCTCAGCGGAGCCGCGCAGGCCGTCTCCGACGCGTTCCACCAGGCCCGCGACGAGGCCGAGGAGAAGACCGAGAGCCGTCCGCGCCGGCGCACCACCACCCGACGGGAGGAGAAGGAATGA
- a CDS encoding helix-turn-helix transcriptional regulator, with product MTSDTTARVLRLLSLLQTRREWSGADLAERLDVTVRTVRRDIDRLRELGYPVDSARGHAGGYRLTSGSDLPPLLLDDEEAIAVAVALRTAAGGLTGIEESALRALAKLEQVLPRRLRGQVTALQDNLAGITWEEPGPRADPALLATLAVTCRDHEIITFDYTTRQNTATRRRAEPCHLVASGGLWYLLAHDTDKDDWRLFRLDRISDALPTGRRVAPRPVPGDDPAAFVASRLSAAPTRHRAVATVQAPADHVRARIRGLATRLTPIDEHTCRLDASDDHLPRIAQTLAGLDTDYTLDADPDVIRHLRDTTHRTVDAIAGLPER from the coding sequence ATGACGAGCGACACGACCGCACGCGTGCTGCGACTCCTGTCCCTGCTGCAGACCCGGCGGGAATGGTCGGGGGCCGACCTCGCCGAACGCTTGGACGTGACCGTACGCACCGTGCGCCGCGACATCGACCGCCTGCGCGAGCTCGGCTACCCCGTCGACAGTGCCCGCGGACACGCCGGCGGCTACCGCCTCACCTCCGGCTCCGACCTGCCGCCGCTCCTCCTCGACGACGAGGAAGCGATCGCCGTCGCCGTCGCCCTGCGCACCGCCGCCGGCGGCCTGACCGGTATCGAGGAGAGTGCCCTGCGTGCCCTGGCCAAGCTCGAACAGGTCCTGCCGCGACGCCTGCGCGGCCAGGTCACCGCCCTGCAGGACAACCTCGCCGGCATCACCTGGGAGGAACCGGGGCCGCGCGCCGACCCCGCCCTGCTGGCCACCCTCGCCGTCACCTGCCGCGACCACGAGATCATCACCTTCGACTACACCACCCGGCAGAACACCGCCACCCGGCGCCGCGCCGAGCCGTGCCACCTGGTCGCCTCCGGCGGCCTGTGGTATCTACTCGCCCACGACACCGACAAGGACGACTGGCGCCTCTTCCGCCTCGACCGCATCAGCGACGCCCTACCCACCGGCCGGCGCGTTGCGCCCCGACCCGTACCCGGTGACGATCCCGCCGCGTTCGTCGCGAGCCGGCTGTCCGCCGCCCCCACCCGTCACCGCGCCGTCGCGACCGTCCAAGCCCCCGCCGACCACGTCCGTGCCCGCATCCGGGGCCTGGCCACCCGTCTGACCCCCATCGACGAACACACTTGCCGCCTCGACGCCTCTGACGACCACCTGCCCCGCATCGCCCAGACCCTGGCAGGCCTCGACACCGACTACACCCTCGACGCCGACCCGGACGTCATCCGGCACCTCCGCGACACCACCCACCGCACCGTGGACGCCATCGCGGGACTGCCGGAGCGGTAG
- a CDS encoding gas vesicle protein, which produces MTMPSGLSRPYEDNSSANLADILERVLDKGVVIAGDIRINLLDIELLTIKLRLVVASVDRAKEMGIDWWEQDPALSSTARRTEIGRENEQLRRRIAELETRQEQTERS; this is translated from the coding sequence ATGACCATGCCTTCAGGGCTGTCACGCCCCTACGAGGACAACAGCAGCGCCAACCTCGCCGACATCCTCGAACGCGTCCTGGACAAGGGCGTGGTCATCGCCGGTGACATCCGCATCAACCTGCTCGACATCGAGCTGCTGACGATCAAGCTGCGGCTGGTGGTGGCCTCGGTCGACCGGGCCAAGGAGATGGGCATCGACTGGTGGGAGCAGGACCCGGCCCTCTCCTCCACGGCCCGCCGCACCGAAATCGGCCGCGAGAACGAACAGTTGCGCCGCCGCATCGCCGAGCTGGAAACCAGGCAGGAGCAGACGGAGCGGTCATGA
- a CDS encoding gas vesicle protein GvpG → MGLLTEILLLPAAPVRGTAWVLRQVVAEAERQYYDPAVVQRELAQLVAAFEAGEMDEAEFDRREDELLDRLESRVRPR, encoded by the coding sequence ATGGGGCTGCTCACGGAAATACTGCTGCTGCCGGCCGCTCCGGTCCGCGGAACCGCATGGGTGCTGCGGCAGGTCGTGGCGGAGGCTGAGCGGCAGTACTACGACCCGGCCGTCGTCCAGCGGGAACTGGCGCAGCTCGTCGCCGCGTTCGAGGCGGGCGAGATGGATGAGGCCGAGTTCGACCGCCGGGAGGACGAGCTCCTGGACCGACTGGAAAGCAGGGTGCGACCGCGATGA
- a CDS encoding pyridoxamine 5'-phosphate oxidase family protein: MTLPPPSFGSAGEHRLQQHLGTADRAARFYDQQVRPHLTQEMRDFIGRQAMVFLATADSHGECDASFRAGPPGFVHVIDEGTLAYPEYRGNGVLASAGNMLENPHLGMLFVDFTHHHVGLHVNGVARLYRDGDLRRTHPDLPQDIAPGRTPHLWVHLSVEEAYIHCSKYIPHMEPTPRPGSHDAERPKDTEYFTRRPAEPVPSPSVT, encoded by the coding sequence GTGACCTTGCCGCCGCCCTCCTTCGGATCAGCCGGTGAACACCGCCTTCAGCAGCACCTGGGAACCGCCGACCGCGCCGCACGCTTCTACGACCAGCAGGTACGCCCCCATCTCACCCAGGAGATGCGCGACTTCATCGGCCGCCAGGCCATGGTGTTCCTGGCCACCGCCGACTCCCACGGGGAATGCGACGCGAGTTTCCGGGCAGGACCTCCGGGGTTCGTGCACGTGATCGACGAGGGGACCCTCGCCTACCCCGAGTACCGGGGCAACGGCGTGCTCGCCAGCGCCGGCAACATGCTCGAGAACCCCCATCTGGGCATGCTCTTCGTCGACTTCACGCACCACCACGTGGGACTGCACGTCAATGGCGTGGCGCGCCTCTACCGCGACGGCGACCTGCGCCGCACCCACCCGGACCTGCCCCAGGACATCGCACCGGGCCGCACACCGCACCTGTGGGTCCACCTCTCCGTCGAGGAGGCCTACATCCACTGCTCCAAGTACATACCGCACATGGAGCCGACCCCGCGGCCTGGCAGCCATGACGCCGAGCGCCCCAAGGACACCGAGTACTTCACCCGGCGGCCGGCGGAGCCCGTCCCCAGTCCCAGCGTGACGTGA
- a CDS encoding DNA primase yields the protein MNNRMAIGLAVGAGYVLGRTRKAKLALGLGALVMGRRLTPDAAAVGSYLGDRLGDHPGLKDLREQLREDLAGVGSAAFGALVDRQLEAVADRLHARTLGVQERLTSSGRAGSAERDGKPAARATSRATSKATSTSSSPSGSNGRSTSRSAGGSAGRARTAKRTGGRKAEAGGDG from the coding sequence ATGAACAACCGGATGGCGATCGGGCTGGCCGTGGGCGCGGGCTACGTGCTCGGCCGCACCAGGAAGGCCAAGCTCGCCCTAGGACTGGGGGCGCTGGTCATGGGCAGACGGCTCACGCCCGATGCCGCGGCCGTGGGTTCCTACCTCGGCGACCGGCTGGGCGACCACCCCGGGCTCAAGGACCTCCGCGAGCAACTGCGCGAGGACCTGGCCGGGGTGGGGTCGGCGGCCTTCGGAGCACTGGTGGACCGGCAGCTCGAGGCGGTGGCCGACCGGCTGCACGCGCGTACGCTCGGCGTGCAGGAGCGGCTGACCTCGAGCGGGCGGGCCGGCTCCGCGGAGCGGGACGGCAAGCCCGCGGCCAGGGCCACGTCCAGGGCCACGTCCAAGGCCACGTCCACGTCCTCGTCCCCCAGCGGGTCCAACGGCAGGTCCACGAGCCGGTCCGCGGGCGGCTCTGCGGGAAGGGCGCGCACGGCCAAGCGCACCGGCGGCCGCAAGGCGGAGGCCGGCGGCGATGGCTGA
- a CDS encoding gas vesicle protein K: MSRSQRVELDPDTVERDLARLVLTVIELLRQLMERQALRRVECGDLSEEQEERLGLTLMLLEDRMGLLRSRFGLTPEDLNLDLGPIGRLL; the protein is encoded by the coding sequence ATGAGCCGGTCCCAGCGGGTCGAACTCGACCCCGACACCGTCGAACGCGACCTGGCCCGCCTGGTCCTGACCGTCATCGAGCTGCTGCGGCAGCTGATGGAACGGCAGGCCCTGCGGCGCGTGGAGTGCGGCGACCTCAGCGAGGAGCAGGAGGAGCGGCTCGGCCTGACCCTCATGCTCCTGGAGGACCGCATGGGGCTGCTGCGCAGCCGGTTCGGGCTCACCCCGGAGGACCTCAACCTCGATCTCGGGCCGATCGGCAGGCTTCTGTAG
- a CDS encoding glycoside hydrolase family 15 protein, with product MEFGNGFGGVDGARYLPISEHGLIGDLRTVALVGTNGTIDWYCCPRFDAPSVFASILDADKGGSWELAADVPVRTRQFYFPDTNVLITRFYAADGVAEIQDFMPVVDESREASRHRLIRRVICVRGALPFTARIAPRFGYGTEAHTVRVQAHEAVFESPSISLALTSTAPLESDGTDVWSHFKLLEGESVVFALDQISDDLRPRACPHAEAEEQFEATVRFWSHWLGRSRYRGRWREMVHRSALALKLLTYAPTGAIVAAPTTSLPERVGGERNWDYRYVWVRDAAFATYAMLRLGFTTEAEAFMGFLSDRGIMRGVGPTGPLQIMYGIDGRTDLPESELSHLEGHLGSAPVRVGNAATKQLQLDIYGALIDSVYLYDKWGQPISSDHWDEVGAVVDWLCDHWDQPDEGIWETRGGRKNFVYSRLMCWVAIERAIRMANRRGLPADLPRWQQSRDAIYRQIMRRGWSAERGAFVQGLGDDVLDASVLMMPMAKFISPTDPKWLSTLDALTADLVSDSLVYRYDPEASPDGLRGSEGTFSICSFWYVEALTRAGRLEEARLAFEKMLTYANHVGLYAEEIGRSGEQLGNFPQAFTHLSLISAAFNLDRALG from the coding sequence ATGGAGTTCGGGAACGGATTCGGGGGAGTGGACGGCGCACGCTATCTGCCGATTTCCGAGCACGGCCTGATCGGTGACCTTCGCACCGTCGCGCTCGTCGGGACCAACGGCACCATCGACTGGTACTGCTGCCCGCGCTTCGACGCACCGAGCGTCTTCGCGTCCATCCTCGACGCCGACAAGGGCGGATCGTGGGAGCTGGCCGCCGACGTGCCCGTGCGGACACGGCAGTTCTACTTCCCCGACACCAACGTCCTGATCACGCGGTTCTACGCCGCCGACGGGGTGGCGGAGATCCAGGACTTCATGCCGGTCGTCGACGAGTCGCGCGAGGCGTCCCGGCACCGGCTGATCCGGCGGGTGATATGCGTGCGGGGCGCCCTCCCGTTCACGGCACGGATAGCCCCTCGCTTCGGCTACGGCACCGAAGCGCACACCGTACGCGTGCAGGCCCACGAGGCTGTCTTCGAGTCCCCGTCGATCTCACTGGCGCTGACCTCCACCGCTCCGCTCGAAAGCGACGGCACGGACGTGTGGTCGCACTTCAAGCTCCTCGAAGGCGAGTCCGTGGTGTTCGCCCTCGATCAGATCAGCGACGACCTCCGCCCGCGGGCCTGTCCGCATGCCGAGGCGGAGGAGCAGTTCGAGGCGACGGTCAGGTTCTGGAGCCACTGGCTGGGCCGCTCGCGCTACCGCGGCCGGTGGCGGGAGATGGTGCACCGCTCCGCTCTGGCGCTCAAGCTGCTCACCTATGCGCCGACCGGTGCGATCGTGGCCGCGCCGACGACCAGCCTGCCCGAACGGGTCGGCGGTGAGCGCAACTGGGACTACCGGTACGTGTGGGTCCGCGACGCCGCCTTCGCCACCTATGCCATGCTCCGCCTGGGCTTCACGACGGAGGCCGAGGCATTCATGGGCTTCCTGTCCGACCGCGGCATCATGAGGGGCGTCGGTCCCACTGGTCCGCTGCAGATCATGTACGGCATCGACGGGCGTACTGACCTGCCCGAATCCGAGCTGTCTCACCTCGAAGGACACCTGGGGTCCGCTCCGGTGCGGGTGGGGAACGCCGCCACCAAGCAGCTCCAGCTGGACATCTACGGCGCGCTGATCGATTCGGTCTACCTGTACGACAAGTGGGGCCAGCCCATCAGCAGTGATCACTGGGACGAGGTCGGCGCAGTGGTGGACTGGCTCTGCGACCACTGGGACCAGCCCGACGAGGGCATCTGGGAGACCCGGGGCGGCCGGAAGAACTTCGTCTACTCGAGGCTGATGTGCTGGGTGGCGATCGAACGGGCCATACGGATGGCCAACCGGCGCGGCCTGCCGGCCGATCTTCCGCGCTGGCAGCAGAGCCGGGACGCGATCTACCGCCAGATCATGCGACGGGGCTGGTCGGCCGAGCGCGGAGCGTTCGTCCAAGGGCTGGGGGACGACGTACTCGATGCCTCGGTGCTGATGATGCCGATGGCGAAGTTCATCTCGCCCACCGACCCGAAGTGGCTCTCGACCCTGGATGCGCTCACCGCGGATCTGGTCTCCGACTCGCTGGTCTACCGCTACGACCCCGAGGCCAGCCCGGACGGCCTGCGGGGCTCCGAGGGCACGTTCTCGATCTGCTCCTTCTGGTACGTCGAGGCGCTCACGCGCGCCGGACGCCTGGAGGAGGCCCGGCTGGCCTTCGAGAAGATGCTCACCTACGCCAACCACGTCGGCCTCTACGCCGAGGAGATCGGCCGGAGCGGAGAACAACTCGGCAACTTCCCCCAGGCGTTCACCCACCTCTCGCTGATCAGCGCTGCCTTCAACCTCGACCGCGCCCTCGGCTGA
- a CDS encoding cyclase produces MAEGVPARLGESPAADRLKEEWEGYLAAQAQRMLDGTGRALGRSVVVLKDVAEGNSPGLKAVALDGARRIVRGRSPVRAAFEVAASRLRDRGLRALRERVRSGASGRRPPTVVLASVDVGVPVKDAYDEWTHHRGVLRFVQGATEEVPDVRIAWTSEGDGAAVRGAVTFHELATDLTRILVTVEYHPHGLRERVGTACGARHRRVRRDLRDYARFLALEEEAPEGPRDELADDGAEESGQPEGFGEPDTDDTYDTYDEAYEEEDVDDFPLDDLPADEEEDEDDEGRRRT; encoded by the coding sequence ATGGCTGAGGGCGTGCCGGCCAGGCTCGGCGAAAGCCCCGCTGCGGACCGGCTCAAAGAAGAGTGGGAGGGCTACCTGGCGGCCCAGGCCCAGCGGATGCTGGACGGGACCGGCAGGGCCCTGGGCCGGTCCGTCGTGGTGCTGAAGGACGTGGCCGAGGGCAACAGCCCGGGGTTGAAGGCCGTCGCCCTCGACGGTGCGCGCAGGATCGTGCGCGGTCGCAGCCCGGTCAGGGCCGCGTTCGAGGTGGCCGCCTCGCGGCTGAGGGACCGGGGCCTGCGGGCGCTGCGCGAGCGGGTCCGCTCCGGTGCCTCCGGCAGGCGCCCTCCCACGGTCGTCCTCGCGTCCGTCGACGTGGGAGTGCCCGTCAAGGACGCCTACGACGAGTGGACCCACCACCGCGGTGTGCTCCGGTTCGTGCAGGGTGCCACCGAGGAGGTCCCCGACGTACGGATCGCCTGGACCTCCGAGGGCGACGGGGCAGCCGTCCGCGGCGCGGTGACCTTCCACGAACTCGCCACCGACCTCACCCGCATCCTGGTGACCGTCGAGTACCACCCGCACGGGCTGCGGGAGCGGGTAGGCACGGCGTGCGGGGCCCGGCACCGCCGCGTCCGGCGGGACCTGCGGGACTACGCCCGCTTCCTGGCCCTGGAGGAGGAAGCCCCCGAGGGCCCGCGCGACGAGCTCGCCGACGACGGCGCGGAGGAGTCCGGGCAGCCCGAGGGCTTCGGTGAGCCTGACACCGACGACACCTACGACACGTACGACGAGGCCTACGAGGAAGAGGACGTGGACGACTTCCCGCTGGACGACCTCCCTGCGGACGAGGAAGAGGACGAGGACGACGAAGGCCGGCGGCGGACATGA
- a CDS encoding globin domain-containing protein: MSRPSSPYAPRPEEESQPIPDPAAPPAAQALLSDREISLIRASVAVVEPLAADMAVYFYAILFTRHPEVRPLFPPGMDAQRGRLLRALLRIVDLVDDPEGLVRFCGHLGRDHRKFGTLAAHFPAVGECLLASLARFAGPAWNAEIAAIWTKAYGAVAQVMMSAAEQDAAVRPATWPATVVHRLSRGHGIAEITVRPHLPYEYVAGQYVSLETPWWPKQWRYYSAANAPREDGTLTFHVRAVPGGTVSEALVHRAVVGDVLRLGPPMGDMVLDAATHRDLLCVAGGTGLAPIRALIEEVARRGGRHQVDLFLGARTGAELYGVDDMLRMAQRHHWLTLRGAVSHEHIPGIRGSLPQVLAEYGPWYQHDCFLSGPASMVASAGETLTLHGTLPDHIHHDPFETPVLSAR, encoded by the coding sequence ATGAGCCGTCCCAGCAGCCCGTACGCGCCCCGTCCCGAGGAGGAAAGTCAGCCGATACCGGACCCGGCCGCGCCGCCCGCCGCCCAAGCACTCCTGTCCGACAGGGAGATATCCCTCATCAGGGCTTCCGTCGCCGTGGTGGAGCCCCTCGCGGCGGACATGGCGGTCTACTTCTACGCCATCCTGTTCACCCGCCACCCCGAGGTCCGCCCCCTGTTCCCGCCCGGGATGGACGCCCAGCGCGGCCGCCTGCTGCGCGCGCTGCTGCGCATCGTGGACCTCGTCGACGACCCCGAGGGCCTGGTGCGGTTCTGCGGGCACCTCGGCCGCGACCACCGCAAGTTCGGCACCCTCGCGGCGCACTTCCCGGCGGTGGGCGAATGCCTGCTCGCCTCCCTGGCCCGCTTCGCCGGCCCTGCCTGGAACGCGGAGATCGCCGCGATCTGGACGAAGGCGTACGGAGCGGTGGCCCAGGTCATGATGAGCGCGGCGGAGCAGGACGCGGCGGTGCGGCCCGCCACCTGGCCCGCCACGGTGGTGCACCGGCTCTCGCGGGGACACGGCATCGCCGAAATCACCGTACGCCCGCACCTGCCCTACGAGTACGTCGCCGGACAGTACGTCAGCCTGGAGACCCCGTGGTGGCCGAAGCAGTGGCGCTACTACTCCGCCGCCAACGCACCGCGTGAGGACGGCACCCTCACCTTCCACGTGCGTGCCGTCCCCGGCGGCACGGTCAGCGAGGCCCTCGTCCACCGGGCCGTGGTCGGTGACGTCCTCCGGCTCGGGCCGCCGATGGGTGACATGGTGCTCGACGCCGCCACCCACCGGGACCTGCTGTGCGTGGCCGGCGGCACCGGCCTCGCGCCGATCCGGGCGCTGATCGAGGAGGTCGCCCGCCGGGGCGGCCGCCACCAGGTGGACCTGTTCCTCGGCGCCCGCACCGGAGCGGAGCTGTACGGGGTCGACGACATGCTCCGGATGGCCCAGCGCCATCACTGGCTGACCCTGCGCGGCGCGGTCTCCCACGAACACATCCCCGGCATCCGCGGATCCCTGCCCCAGGTCCTCGCCGAGTACGGGCCCTGGTACCAGCACGACTGCTTCCTCAGCGGCCCCGCTTCCATGGTCGCCTCCGCCGGAGAGACGCTCACCCTCCACGGCACGCTGCCCGACCACATCCACCACGACCCCTTCGAGACGCCCGTCCTGTCCGCGCGCTGA
- a CDS encoding gas vesicle protein has product MTGQQEVALVDLLDRLLAGGVVLAGDITLRIADVDLVRIDLKALISSVNDAVPSPWKQVAP; this is encoded by the coding sequence ATGACGGGGCAGCAGGAGGTCGCCCTCGTCGACCTGCTCGATCGGCTGCTGGCGGGGGGCGTCGTCCTGGCCGGCGACATCACCCTGCGCATCGCGGACGTGGACCTCGTACGCATCGACCTCAAAGCCCTGATCAGTTCCGTCAACGACGCCGTACCCTCCCCCTGGAAGCAGGTGGCGCCATGA
- a CDS encoding GvpL/GvpF family gas vesicle protein produces MNHDDDTTPQDGHRDGTLLYVYTVVEASARDALPDFPPPLGGGLRLVEHAQLAAVVEPVDARLFDEEPLRAQLEDIDRLSALARAHHSVVAAVGERTTTVPLQLATLCRGEESVRRLLEEAHPQLTATLARIAGAQEWGVKVHADSGAPPPDPAPAPTYAPGGPQATGPEGGSAGRDYLRRRLKDRRTRETADEQAARTCEDVHRTLCGHASAAVLHPPQQPLVSGVAGRNVLNAAYLVPVHARQDFIDAVASAQALPPGLRLEVTGPWVPYSFTAGDRCGTPAS; encoded by the coding sequence ATGAACCACGACGACGACACGACCCCCCAGGACGGCCACCGCGACGGCACCCTGCTGTACGTCTACACGGTCGTCGAGGCATCGGCGCGCGACGCCCTTCCCGACTTCCCACCGCCCCTGGGCGGCGGCCTGCGACTGGTGGAGCACGCACAGCTCGCGGCCGTGGTCGAGCCGGTCGACGCGCGCCTCTTCGACGAGGAGCCGCTGCGCGCCCAACTGGAGGACATCGACCGGCTGTCCGCGCTGGCCCGCGCACACCACAGCGTGGTGGCCGCCGTCGGTGAGCGCACCACGACGGTGCCGCTGCAGCTGGCGACGCTCTGCCGCGGCGAGGAGAGCGTACGCCGCCTGTTGGAGGAGGCCCACCCGCAGCTCACCGCCACACTCGCGCGCATCGCCGGGGCGCAGGAGTGGGGGGTCAAGGTCCATGCCGATTCGGGCGCTCCGCCGCCGGATCCGGCGCCGGCGCCCACGTACGCCCCCGGAGGCCCGCAGGCCACAGGACCGGAGGGCGGTTCGGCGGGGCGCGACTACCTGCGCCGCCGGCTGAAGGACCGCCGCACGCGGGAGACCGCGGACGAACAGGCCGCGCGCACCTGCGAAGACGTCCACCGGACGCTCTGCGGTCACGCCTCCGCAGCGGTGCTGCACCCGCCCCAGCAGCCCCTGGTGTCCGGGGTGGCCGGACGCAACGTCCTCAATGCCGCCTACCTCGTCCCCGTGCACGCCCGCCAGGACTTCATCGACGCCGTCGCCTCCGCGCAGGCGCTGCCCCCGGGGCTGCGCCTGGAGGTCACCGGCCCCTGGGTGCCCTACTCCTTCACGGCGGGCGACCGGTGCGGGACGCCCGCCTCATGA
- a CDS encoding GvpL/GvpF family gas vesicle protein: MSTYVYGITRASQPLPEQLVGIGEPALPVRTVRSGRVLALVSDAPAELKAKRRDLLAHQRVVIQAGAGGPVLPLRFGGVSPDDETVAAILGEHEISYLERLEALEGKDEYNVKATHDEQAVLYEVLSTHPELAARQQANRAAGGGSYDQRLEFGELMAKAVKEREMADALLIESALAPLAASLRRGPESGGWLANLSFLVERERREEFLEVVRALAEQHEHLQVQITGPLPAYSFADAN, encoded by the coding sequence ATGAGCACCTACGTCTACGGAATCACCCGCGCCTCCCAGCCGCTGCCCGAGCAACTGGTGGGCATAGGCGAGCCGGCCCTGCCGGTCCGGACCGTACGCAGCGGACGCGTGCTGGCCCTGGTCAGCGATGCACCGGCCGAACTGAAGGCCAAGCGGCGCGACCTGCTGGCGCACCAGCGCGTCGTCATCCAGGCGGGGGCCGGCGGGCCCGTTCTGCCGCTGCGTTTCGGCGGGGTCTCTCCCGACGACGAGACGGTCGCCGCCATCCTCGGCGAGCACGAGATCAGCTACCTCGAGCGGCTCGAAGCCCTCGAGGGCAAGGACGAGTACAACGTGAAGGCCACCCACGACGAACAGGCGGTCCTGTACGAGGTGCTGTCCACGCATCCCGAACTGGCGGCCCGGCAACAGGCCAACCGCGCGGCGGGAGGCGGGAGTTACGACCAGCGCCTGGAGTTCGGCGAGCTGATGGCCAAGGCGGTGAAGGAACGCGAGATGGCGGACGCACTGCTGATCGAGTCCGCCCTCGCCCCGCTGGCGGCCTCGCTGCGCCGCGGACCGGAGAGCGGCGGCTGGCTGGCGAACCTGTCGTTCCTGGTCGAACGGGAGCGGCGGGAGGAGTTCCTCGAGGTGGTCCGGGCGCTGGCCGAGCAGCACGAGCACCTGCAGGTGCAGATCACCGGCCCCCTGCCCGCGTACAGCTTCGCCGACGCGAACTGA
- the gvpO gene encoding gas vesicle protein GvpO — MTDTSHHGTPNEAEKERPLSAARAIGAAIGQLSELLRLPVESVSSCERAEDGAWQLSVEVLELSRIPDTTSLLASYDVELDPAGELLGYRRTRRYERGRADRG, encoded by the coding sequence ATGACTGACACGTCCCACCACGGAACACCGAACGAGGCGGAAAAGGAACGGCCGCTGTCGGCCGCCCGCGCCATCGGTGCGGCGATCGGCCAACTGTCGGAACTGCTGCGCCTGCCCGTCGAGTCCGTCAGCTCCTGCGAGCGCGCCGAGGACGGCGCCTGGCAGCTGTCGGTCGAGGTCCTCGAACTCTCCCGGATCCCCGACACGACGAGCCTGCTGGCGTCGTACGACGTCGAGCTCGACCCGGCCGGCGAACTGCTCGGCTACCGGCGTACCCGCCGCTACGAACGGGGGCGTGCGGACCGAGGGTGA